From the genome of Vicia villosa cultivar HV-30 ecotype Madison, WI linkage group LG2, Vvil1.0, whole genome shotgun sequence, one region includes:
- the LOC131650140 gene encoding uncharacterized protein LOC131650140: MGGAVDPIERRKASIWWKDLVKLGSNSFFDPFVSSCMFLLRNGYNIPFWDVMWMNGLILKEVFPNLYEASSLKMVSVAAMGGWVDNRWTWGNCGISENRLLEHEVAVEWGIFRGFLEEYGVIGSERDRAEWITPRGEDFSVASCYEKYAFYRIPFGLIGRHNEAKILVWKTDVPFKIKAFGWRLLANRLPTKYLLAIRGNPLSFDASLCSFCKIDPENRDHSFFSCSFVKNIWRDIAVWIGKEGLVEEESYSSFMEWHSFCISKKVLDKKVDIVWLAITWALWLSRNGVCFREEVWSFDNVVWNIKALVWRWSFYGENTHPNYSYYDFVKDPIRFLS, from the coding sequence ATGGGAGGGGCCGTTGATCCCATAGAGAGGAGGAAGGCGTCGATTTGGTGGAAGGATTTAGTGAAATTGGGGAGTAACTCTTTTTTTGACCCGTTTGTTTCTTCTTGTATGTTTCTCTTACGGAATGGTTATAATATCCCTTTTTGGGACGTTATGTGGATGAATGGGTTGATTTTGAAAGAGGTGTTTCCAAATCTCTATGAGGCTTCTAGTTTGAAAATGGTGTCGGTGGCGGCAATGGGAGGATGGGTGGATAATAGGTGGACGTGGGGTAATTGTGGTATTTCCGAGAATCGGCTTCTTGAGCATGAGGTGGCGGTTGAATGGGGCATTTTCCGAGGATTTTTGGAAGAGTATGGGGTGATAGGTTCGGAAAGAGACAGGGCGGAATGGATCACTCCGAGGGGTGAAGATTTCTCGGTGGCGTCTTGTTATGAGAAGTATGCTTTTTACCGTATTCCGTTTGGTCTGATTGGTAGACATAATGAAGCAAAGATTTTGGTTTGGAAAACGGATGTTCCTTTCAAGATAAAGGCGTTTGGATGGAGGCTTCTTGCTAATAGGCTCCCTACAAAATATCTCCTCGCGATTAGAGGTAATCCACTATCTTTTGATGCTTCCTTGTGCTCTTTTTGTAAGATTGATCCGGAGAATCGGGAtcattctttcttttcttgttcTTTTGTAAAGAATATTTGGAGGGACATAGCGGTGTGGATAGGTAAAGAGGGGTTAGTTGAGGAAGAGAGCTACTCAAGTTTTATGGAATGGCATTCCTTTTGTATATCTAAGAAAGTGTTAGATAAGAAGGTAGATATTGTTTGGTTAGCAATTACTTGGGCTTTATGGTTAAGTAGGAATGGAGTTTGTTTTAGGGAAGAGGTTTGGAGCTTTGATAATGTTGTTTGGAACATCAAAGCTTTGgtgtggaggtggtctttttATGGAGAAAATACTCATCCCAATTATTCTTATTATGATTTTGTCAAAGATCCGATCCGATTCTTATCATAA
- the LOC131650141 gene encoding uncharacterized protein LOC131650141, with product MAVGGWETVRRRAVRGSQPRWDVFPWGGGMVGNRKGSMTSVYFSNFPESFSVKSFFELFACIGKVMEVAISPRKNRFGRKFGFVRFEGAEDSRLLAIPCDNVMIMGVKIHANLPRFERPRFESVMEGGSKVFHGGGVTQKKEATMGGGGFAGRVGRDGRSYAKVVHEGVGGISIVCSESRPKLIYSSKDVDKNRLVKAYVGVVSIPGSTYNIQSHFKMEGYFLVKVTPMGGNLCLLEESEEGVIEDLIGVGETWWKQWFQVIRRWNELDIDDGRVSWISVYGVPIHAWNAEFFMAVANSLGSFIFLDESTAEGSVFDTARMMVRVKLNYELPTSMEVLIDERNFVLFLKEDVVGAMRNVLGTRKVCSSVSSENDSLDSVDNIPVHMCEEEKECESDDVILLSNPVRLVVSNSENVLVPLSVKPKNHVEPNLMQNSKPGEFTGGGGWRE from the coding sequence ATGGCCGTCGGCGGTTGGGAGACGGTCAGGAGAAGGGCCGTTCGGGGTTCGCAACCTAGGTGGGATGTGTTTCCGTGGGGTGGAGGTATGGTGGGTAACCGGAAAGGGTCGATGACTTCAGTGTATTTCTCGAATTTTCCTGAATCTTTCTCTGTGAAGTCGTTTTTTGAGCTTTTCGCGTGTATTGGGAAGGTTATGGAGGTGGCAATTTCACCGAGAAAGAATCGGTTCGGCAGGAAATTTGGTTTTGTTAGGTTCGAAGGGGCGGAGGACAGTAGGCTGCTTGCGATTCCCTGCGACAACGTGATGATTATGGGGGTTAAAATCCACGCTAATCTTCCCAGATTTGAACGTCCTCGGTTCGAATCGGTCATGGAGGGTGGGTCTAAGGTCTTTCATGGAGGGGGAGTTACTCAGAAGAAGGAGGCGACGATGGGTGGTGGGGGGTTTGCTGGGAGAGTTGGAAGGGATGGTAGATCTTACGCAAAGGTGGTACACGAGGGTGTTGGGGGCATTTCCATTGTATGTTCTGAGTCCCGGCCAAAACTCATATATTCCTCTAAAGATGTCGACAAAAACAGATTGGTGAAAGCTTATGTCGGTGTTGTCTCTATTCCCGGGTCGACCTATAATATTCAGTCCCACTTTAAAATGGAGGGGTACTTTCTGGTGAAGGTGACTCCCATGGGGGGTAATTTGTGTTTGTTGGAAGAATCAGAGGAGGGTGTTATTGAGGATCTTATCGGGGTCGGAGAGACTTGGTGGAAGCAGTGGTTTCAAGTGATAAGGAGGTGGAATGAGCTAGATATAGATGATGGCAGAGTTAGTTGGATTAGCGTCTATGGGGTGCCTATCCATGCGTGGAATGCTGAGTTTTTCATGGCAGTGGCAAATTCGTTGGGATCATTCATTTTCCTCGACGAATCGACGGCGGAAGGATCTGTTTTCGATACGGCAAGGATGATGGTGAGGGTAAAACTGAACTATGAGTTACCAACATCGATGGAGGTTCTTATCGACGAGAGGAACTTCGTGCTGTTTCTGAAGGAAGATGTTGTTGGTGCGATGCGCAATGTTTTAGGTACGCGTAAAGTATGTTCTTCGGTCAGTTCTGAAAACGATTCTTTGGACTCTGTGGATAACATTCCTGTGCATATGTGTGAGGAGGAGAAAGAATGTGAATCTGATGATGTTATTCTGTTATCTAATCCAGTTAGGCTGGTAGTATCAAATTCTGAAAATGTGTTGGTTCCTTTGTCTGTTAAGCCCAAGAACCATGTTGAACCGAACTTGATGCAGAATTCAAAGCCAGGGGAGTTTACAGGGGGCGGAGGTTGGAGGGAGTAA